Part of the Halobacteriovoraceae bacterium genome is shown below.
GTGCAGTGAGATGTATGAGTGAAGCAATTAAAAGGGCCGGAATCAAACCAAATGACATTGATTATATAAATGCCCACGGAACATCTACCCCACTTGGCGATGTGGCCGAAACAAAGGCATTAAAAAATGTGTTTGGAGATCATGCATATAAATTAAAAATTAGTTCTACTAAATCAATGACTGGTCATCTTTTGGGTGCAGCAGGTGGAGTAGAGACAGTATTTACAGCAATGACCCTTCATTCAGGAGTAATCCCCCCTACAATAAATTTAACAGAACCTGATCCGGATTGTGACCTAGATTATGTTCCAAATATTGCTCAGAAAAAAACACTCAAGTATGGACTAAATAATTCATTTGGATTTGGAGGGACAAACTCTTCAATCATTTTACGCAATCCAAATATATAATTTACTCTTAAGTATATCTATTATAGATTCAACAAGTCTTATAACATTGGAGAAGAGCTATGTTTCATAAAGATGCTAACCTACTTTCGAATATGGACCCTGAAATTTCAGAACTCATAAAACTTGAAAAACAAAGACAAGAAGAAGGACTAGAGTTAATTGCATCAGAGAATTATACTTCTCCAGCTGTCATGGAAGCTCAAGGTTCGATTCTTACAAATAAATACGCTGAAGGGCTTCCTAAAAAACGTTATTATGGTGGCTGTGAATTTGTTGATACAGTGGAAGAACTTGCGATTGAAAGAGTTAAAAAACTTTTTAATTGTAAATATGCCAACGTTCAACCCCACTCAGGATCTCAGGCCAATATGGGAGCTTACTTTTCACTTATTCAACCAGGAGACACAATCTTAGGCATGGATCTTTCACAAGGAGGACATCTTACACATGGATCTCCTGTTAATTTTTCAGGAAAATTATTCAATGTCATCTCTTATGGACTTGATATTGAATCTGAAACGATTAACTACGAAAAACTTGAAGACATCGCTATTCAAAATCGTCCTAAGATGATTATAGCAGGAGCATCGGCCTATCCAAGAATAATTGATTTTAAAAAGTTTAGAGAAATCGCTGACAAAGTTGGGGCCTATCTCGTTGTAGATATGGCCCATATTGCTGGACTTGTGGCCGCGGGTGTTCATCCTTCACCTATTCCACATGCTCATGTTGTCACATCAACGACACATAAAACCCTAAGAGGTCCAAGGGGTGGAATTGTATTAACAAATGATGAAGAACTTTTTAAAAAAATCAATTTTAATATCTTTCCTGGAATTCAAGGTGGCCCACTTGAGCATGTTATTGCCGCGAAAGCGGTTTGTTTCAAAGAAGCACTTGAAGATCAATATAAAATTTATCAAAAGCAAGTTGTTGCGAATGCAAAAGCTCTTGCAGATGCCTTAAAAGCAAACGAAATTGATATCGTATCAGGCGGAACAGACAATCATCTCGTTTTGATAAAAACTGATTCAGTAAACCTCACAGGTAAAGAAGCAGAAGCTTGTTTAGAAAAAGCTGCAATTACATGCAATAAAAATATGATTCCAGGTGATAAAAGATCACCTTTTGTGACTTCCGGTATTCGTATTGGAACCCCTGCGATCACGACCCGTGGACTAAAAGAAAAACACATGGTCACTTTAGCAAATTGGATTAAAACTGCTCTTACAAATAGTACAGATGAAGCAATCTTAAAGAAAGTTCACTCAGAGGTAATGGAGCTTTGTAGGGAATTTCCGGTATATACTAAGGTGTAGATGTCAAAATTTGACGTTTTCTAGTTATATTTTGAGACTCTTGGTTTTCTCTAAAATCTTTCAATCTATTCAATTCATTAAAAGTTGAGAAGGACGGATAATATTGATTTTTTTCATTAGTTTCTGATAAATTTTCTTTGAACAGTGGTCTTTGTCCATAAAAGTCCTCTGGTGAAATTTCATATTCAATATCATTAAATCTATTAACTTCTCCTATAATTTGATTAAATCCAGGGCCGGCCAAATTGGCCGGAGATCTATAATTTAAAATATTATCATTTAAAAATTGAAGGTTTGAATCGACCTGTCCCATTGAGGCCTGAGATGTAAAAAGCCCATTATTATATCTCAAAGTATAATCATTTGAACCGAATGCATCTCCCATAAAGTTTATCAGTGCTACAAAACCAATCACAAATAGACTAAGCTTCATACCCACCTCCTCTTTCTAGCTTCTGATTGTTTAGTTCAAGACTGGTGCCAAAACGTCACTGATAAGTTTTTGAAATATGTTTGGGACTATAATCAACTTCATGAAATTCCTACACATTTGTCAAAATTTTAGTCACTTTTTAAATCACTTGAAAAGCTGGTGTCAAAAAATCTCCATATAAACATTACTTTGTGTTTTTTAAAAAAACTTTTATGAACAAAAACTTATTGTTACATTCCGGCCTATGAGTTGTTCCGACCCCATATGTCTTAAGGAGGCAAATATGAAAGGATCTTTTTTACCATTAGTTGCTTTATCTCTTTTAGCTGTTGCTTGTAACGATAAGAATACTTCAAGACCAGCTCCGACTTCATCAGTTTCTACTCCTCTGCCTTTTTTCGAAAAAGATGTTGCTCAAGAAGACTTTTCTCAAGAGGAAGTTTCTCTCATTGATGAAGAAACTCAACCACTTGTTCATGAAGAAATGATTAAATTTGAAGAAGCAAAAACATTTTCACAAGAAGTATGTGAGATTCAAAAACCAATTCTCGACAAAATTCTAGAAGAAACAGGAGCTGATGGATGTGAGTCAATTGCAAAGTCTGATCTTGAAGAGATTGATGAATTGGATTTAAGCTATAGTGATATTCAAAACGTCACTGAATCAGATCTTAAATATCTTCCAAATTTAAGAAGTGTAGAGCTTTATGGAAACCCTATTTATGATCTTAGAATTTTTGAGGCCAGAAATATTGAAGTTGATACAATTGATAATGGTGAAATGTTTTGGGAAAGTTTAGATGCTTCACCAGTCATCCAAGGTATTAAAAGTGCCTACAATTACTTCACTTCAGATGAACCAGAAATTGATGATTCAAAAAGTGATGTTGTACAACAAGATTAATTTTAACTCGCAAAAGGGTCAGGTCTCTGGCCCTTCAATTTTTAATACTATCTTCTTTTTCTCTATATCCCTTTGGAGATGTTTTAAACAAAACGCGAAAACTTTTAGAGAAGTTTTCATAATTATTCATTCCTAGATCTTTTGACACTTTATTTATTTTTTCATCACTATGAGTAATCATAAGTGCTGCTTGAAAGTATTTTAAATTTTTAAGATAGATTAAAGGTGTAACCTCATACATTCTCTTGAATACTCTTGTCATCACATCTGGTGAATAATTTAAGGCCAATGCTATTTCACTTATTGATAAGTCTTTTGAAAAATGTGAGTCGATATAGTGTTTTATTCTAATCGCAGAGCCCAGGCGTTCTTTTTCAAATCCTATATTGCACCAGTTTTTTTGATTTTGAGTGATTTCATCAATGATTGTTTCTTCATTAAGATGAAGTTTCCTTTCACAAGGAAACATGATGGGTACATCTGTTTTAATACAACCCATATTTGAAATTCCCTGATATGAGAACCATTCAAATTCATCAACATAAAAGTTCCATTTTAATATTGAAAAAGTGGGAACATAAATGGACATGTTCCCATAAATTCTTTTTTCTCCCTCTGGTGTTGAGAGTGAAACTTCACCGTTGAAATTTTTTTGAAAATAAAGCCAAAAATCTGGAAAACAATCAATAACACATGTACCTATTTCAGCTTTCTGTTCCCTGAAAAAAACACCTAAATCGGATCTTAAACGGTAGTAATGTTCTTTAAGCCAACATGAGCGTCGTATTGTTTTATTATAATTTTTAAAGTTATTTTCAAACACTTCCATCTATCAAAGGGCCTTTGTAAATTTTGTATAACTTTTTATTAATTTCTAAAACTTGTCAATTTCCGACTTTTTGTATTCCGGCCAAGGAATACGACTTCATGCAATGCTACAATAATGAATAAAAAAGGAGTACAAAATGGAGTCTATGAATAGTGATGATTTTAAGCATTTGACACTTATAGCAGGAGGCCATACAGCATTTCAACTAATGTGGTCAGGAATTGAACTTGGTCTTTTTGACCTATTAAACAAAGAAGGCCCTAAAAGTTTAGAGGAAGTTGCTGCTAAGTTAGGCCTTGATTTACGGCCTACAAGGATATTACTTACGGGTCTTGCGTCCTTAGATCTGCTTGATAAAGAAAATGGCCAGTATTCAAACTCAAGAATTTCTAAGAACTGGCTAATCGCAGGACACCCCGGAAATATCGCTGATATTATGGGTTGGCAGAGATACATTGTTTATGAAGGACAGATAGATTTCACTAGAGCTCTTAAAGAAAACAAAAATATTGGTATAGATTTTTTTCCAGGAAATGGAGATACATTATATCAAAGATTACAGAGTGATCCTTTTAAACAGAAAGTTTTCCAAGATTCAATGAGCGCCCTTTCAAAGATAGCAAATTCAGAAATGGTGAGGTCGCTAGATCTTAGTCAAGTTAAACATATAGTAGATGCTGGAGGTGGAAATGGAACGAATGCAATAGCTCTAGCAACAAAAAATCCACATCTAAAAGTTACAGTGTTAGATTCTGAACCAGTGTGTAAGTTAGCTCAAGAAAATATCCTCAAAAATAATCTTCAAGAGAGAGTTTTCACAAAAGTAGGAAACTTTTTTAATGCAGATTTTCCAGATGAAATTGATGCTGTCATTTATTGTCATATTATGACGATATGGTCTTTGGATGAGATCGTTCAATTATTAAAAAATACTTACAATGCTCTACCAAAAGGAGGACAAGTCATAATTTTTAATATGATGGGAAATGATGAAGACACAGGTCCACTTTCAACAGCACTTGGCTCACCTTATTTTCTATCAATTGCTACTGGCAAAGGAATGCTTTATTCATGGTCTGACTATATAAACGCTATGGAAAAAGCGGTTTTACACTTTCCAAGCAGATAAATAACCTTCCTCTAGATCATGGAATCATTTGTGGAGTAAAAAAATAACTAAACCAAATCTCCATCTAGAGCACAAAGTCTTTGGATGGAGATCAAATTTAATTAGATATTAACTTTTGTAAATGAGCTAGAAACTATAAACTTGATTTACAACGACGATTAAAAATAGGGCAACTACAATTTGAGCAAACAAACGCATAAATTCCTCTAAAAAAAATAGGTCCAAGCAACATAAGATTAATAGATAAATTCGTCAAGTTGCACTCGGTGATGACAGACCATAAATAAAAGTCTTTTATTTATGGGATTAGATAGTGCGAAACAACAATTCTCTTGCCATTCAAGTGAGTTACCGGATAAAGATGTTCTTGTAAATCAGAGGTTATATGCATATTCATCCGAAATCACTTTCAAGGTATTTTGCCTTCCAGTTTCTTTATCGCTTTTTTTTAGATAATTTTTCATCTAGTCTTCATGAAATACTGCAGTCCGATAAAAACACTAAAGAAGAAGATCTCCATCAATTAATAAATGAATTTGCTGAGGGTTTGTCCATTCATGACGATGAACAGATATATTCTGATTTTTCATTAAAAGTTCGCTCAATTTCAGAAATTTTAATTTTTGGAGTTATCAATCAATATCAAAAGTTGGTTGATACACTGAAACTTGTCTTAATTAAAAGAAATATAGAAAAAGTTGAAAAAATAGAACTCACACTTTTATTGCTTGGGACATATGAACTAAAAAATACTCAGGACACTGATAAAAAAATAATTATTAACGAATATATAGAACTTGCAAAAAAATTTGGGCCAGTTAATTCTCCTTCGTTCATTAATGGTGTATTAGATAAAGTTGCCAAGACGCACACTAATCTTTAAAATCTCTCTATGAAAGGAATAGATCTTTTAAAAGTCATAGGCCCTGAGGCCATTGGGTTAATTTGGATTACTCAAGATTATCTAATAAATGTTCCAGAAGGACTTCTGCAGATAGATTATCTTCTCGATGGACAACTTATAGATTACTTAAATAACAAAGATAAAGTTAACAGGGATTACAAAAAAAACTTATTCATTGGTGAGCAGTTTGGAAATCCTTTTTTCCTTGGTCATGTGAGAGAAGAAAATAATAGTGTTGCAAGCGATGTTTTTGAAATACTTGACGTAACAAAATCATTTCATTTAAAAGACAAAATAATCTTCACATATGGACTAGAAAAAGACATTTTAAATAGATGTAATCAAAAATACTCAGACTATACTTTCAAATCTATCTAAGTTTACTCAAACTCGATTTCAAGATTATTTAAGTATTCCTCAAACTTCGAAATATAATTAATCAAATCTTCACTTTTTTTGTTTTTTGCAGATAATTCGATCGCCTTCCCTAAAAGTCCAAGGTCTGAAAAACCATAACTCCCAGAAGCTCCTTTTATACGATGGCCAGCTAGTCTGATATTTTCAAAATCCATCTTTTCTCTAAGTTTTAAAAGCTCGTCGAGGTCTTCTTTTCTCTTTTGTAAAAATAAGTCCATGAGTGGTTCAAGATCTCTATCAATTTTAACAAGAGGCATATTAATACTCCATTAGTGAAATCATTGCACTTTCAACTTTCTTTGTATTGGGAAGGACAGCTCTTTCTAAAATTCTATTAAAGCCAACGGGTGTATACTCAGCACCAATTCTTCTTATCGGAGCATCTAAAAATTCAAACGCTTTTTCTGTTATCATCGCTGAAATCTCCCCTCCAAAACCTGCAAATACTTTATCTTCATGTACAATTAGGCATCGATTTGTTTTCCTAATAGAATTTAAAATTGCTTTTTCATCCAATGGATTTAAAGATCTTAGGTCAATAACTTCAATTTCTGCACCTGTGCTCTTATGAATATTTTCCGCAGCTTCAAGACAGTGGTGAACTGTGTTTCCATATGTTAACACAGTAAGATCTGTTCCAAGTCTTCTTATTTTTGCAACTCCAAAAGGAACTTCAAAATCTTCAGGACAAGAAGTTGCGGCCCACTTCGCGTTATAAAGAGATTTAGGTTCTAAAAACAATGTTATTCCCTTTGAGCGTATGGCCGTTCTTAACAATCCTGCTGCATCATCAGCAAAAGAAGGAACAACAACTCTTAAACCTGGAAAAGTCGTCAGAGTGGCCTCAATATTTTGAGAATGATAAAGACCTCCACCTATATAACCACCAGAAGCTAGTCGAATAGTAATATTTGGACAAAATGCCCCGTTAGATCTCCAATAATCATGAGATGAATCTACAAGTTGTTCCATCGCTGGCCAAAAATAATCGGCAAACTCAGCTCCTTCAACAACAATACGGATCTTTTCATCAAATCGACTAAAACCATTTGCAGTACCAACAATAAAATCCTCAGCGATAGGAGCATTAAAAACTCTATTTATACCAAATTCTTTTTGCATCCCCTTTGAGACATTAAAAATTCCGCCCTTATCTTTATTGGCCATATCCTGTCCCCAAATAAAAGTATCAGGATTATGTCTAAACTCTGCTTTCAAAGTATTGTTTAAGGCCTCAATCATTGTAATGGGTTCAGAAGAGTCGTTGTGTTCTCCTGTTGGATATTTTTTCGAATGATAAGAATCTGGTACTACAAAATCGTAAATTGACTCAGGCGTTGGATTTGGAGCTTTCATCGCCATTTTATGAGCTTGGACTACTTTTTCTCTGGCCTGTGAATCTATTTCACCAAGTTCTTCAGGTGAAACTAATTTAGAGTCTAATAGTAATTTTTTAAATCGATCCAATGGATCCTGTGCTTTTGCGGCCTTTAGTTCTTCTGGAGAACGATAAAGTTCATGTCTATCAGAGTTAGAGTGTTGGTGAATTCTTACACATTCTGCATAAACCATGACAGGTTCTTGATTCTCAATTGCATGTTTTCGAGCTTCATACATAGCGCTCATAGAATCAAATACATCTTTTCCATCACATCTAATTATTCGAAAATTTTTAAGTCCTCTATAATTATCACATGCAAATTCGTTTGCTGTTTGATCTTTTTTGGGAACAGAAATTCCATAGCCATTATCTTGAACAACAAATATGACAGGAAGTTTTTCATTTGTTGCTCCGTTGATAGCTTCATAACAATACCCTTCAGAAAGGGATGACTCACCTTGCGAAGAAATCGCAACCCCTTTGTGTCCATATCGTTTCATTGCGCGTCCAACCCCAACAGCGTGTAAAGTATGATTTCCGGTACAACTAGAAACGTTATGTATATTAATTTCAGGAAGCGCAAAGTGGTTGGACATATGCCGTCCCCCACTGGCCTTATCAGTTGCTTTTGAAATACCATTGAGGATAATTTCTTCTGGAGATATTCCTGCAGCTAATGCTGCCAACATATCTCGATAATAAGGGAAAAAGTGATCTTCACCTTTCACAAAATTAAGACCAAGTGCCAATTGAATTGCATCATGTCCTGCATAGGGAGCGTGATAGGACCAACCAATTGCTTGTTTTAGATAGTTTGGCGCTCTCTCGTCGAGCATGCGTCCAAGAGACATGAGGGAGTACCAATTGAGAAGAGTTTCTTTATCTGTATTTTGAATGGTGAAGTGTTTAGGAAACTTTAATGTTTCGTCTTTGTTCATCATTTTTAGGCCCTTAAGTAAATATATTAAATTGATAGAACAATCAGTATATCCTTTCTATTACGTAAGAAAAAGGGCCGACAAAGGCGAAGGTTCGCACTTCAATGATCTTATGAGCGTTAACTAAGCAAAGATTAAGTTAAAGCTATGGAATTCCTACAATATAAGTTACCCAAGATTCACAATTTTCTTCATTGTCGGAGACATAGAACTCTCCATCTCCAGACCCATCTTCATCATCGCCTTCCCAATAAGCAACTGTATCTGAAAAACCTGCATCAATCATTATGTCTCGAATTTCTTGCAGTCCCCAAAATCTCCAATCATAGGTAAAGACATCATGATACATGACTCCATCTTTTTTAAAATGTATTTTATAGAGGCATTCACTTGTAATGGGGTTGTATTTGTCACAGTCCCAGTAATAGGAAAAACCTTCATGTTCGGTTTCCTCTAGTAACTCCTGTCGACACTCTGTTCCTCCAAAGAGGTCTACAAAAAAGAGACCTTCTTCGCTTAGTCCTTCTCTAACCATTTTGAAGTAGTCTAATAATTCGTTTCTTTTTTTGAAAATAAAGTATGAAAAGTTAAAAGCGACAATGATATCACTTTTAAAGTCATGAGAATCGAGCACGTTGGCCTCAATATATTTCATTCTCGTTTGATCTTCTTTGGATAATTGTTGGAAATGGGTTTGTCTTCCATAGCTAATAGGTTCAGGATCTAAGTCAACGGCAAAGGCCTTATGTTCACTACTTTGAGCTGTCCATTCGCATGCAAGTTTTCCGGTTCCACCAAAATCTTCTCTTAGAATATGGGCCTCTCTACCACGAATTCTCATAAACTCTTTATTAATAAACTCAATATCAGCAGTTGTTGATTGAACAGATGATTCATAAAGTGCGTGTTTTTGCTCAACAGAGAGCTGATTGCTGCGTTTTGTCATATCTTCCTTCTTGTAATGATCATTTTTTAAGGAGACTAATACCTAAGAGTTAAAATGTGAAGGCATAATGGTCAATCTCAAATTCTATTTCGGTTTAATCTGGCCAGATATTTTATGTTAATTGAGATATAAAATTAAAATCAATTTTTTTAAATTTGCGAGTGCCGACCTTTTTTTAAGCCGGCACGATTTGATTATCGATGTCTTCTTTCTAAATTTTTTCTTTTAAACTCATTTGAATCAACCAACTCCTTAATCGCCTGAACTGAATTTCCAAATCTAATCATGCGAGAATAGTGATGCAATCCTTCTCTTTCAGGGTTGCGGTTAAAGAATACTCGGAATATATTCTCTACAATTGTTTGAGGTCTATATTTTCTAAGAATTTCTCTTTGAAATTCAGAACTAGAAGCTAACTCACCAGCAATCTGAGTTAGACCATTAAGTCCATATCTTCTTAATTTCGATGTATAATGATCTAGTCCGGCCAAATCTGCCTTTCTAAAAAGTATACCATCGTAGAGTAGTTCAACTAATTCCTCGGCCTTATACCGATTTAAATAACGATCTTCTCTTGAAAAAGTATCCAAATCATAAGCTTGGGCAGAATAAAAATTAACAAAAAAAGTCAAAAACAAAACAATCCTTTTCATATTTATCTCCTAATCCGTTAGTCTGATAACAAATTTAACAGCAATGTTTATGCCAAAACGTATAAATGTAAGTTTTTCCTGAGAATGTTAAAACTCCCCCGTTATAAATAATGTTTAGAAAAATCACAAAAAGTAAGAAATTATTTTTACCCAATTCACTTTGACTCTAAGATCATATTGGCACCAGATACAGAAGAAAATGATCCCAGTGTATGAAAATAGTCAACTAAAAATAGGACTTCACTTCTTGTATTTTGGATGAAAATGTCTGGTTGATTCTATTTTTTAGCTCAAATCTTTTATCATTTGTTATGTAAACACTTCTGGCCAGTCTTATAAACTCCTCATCGAAATCATTTAGGGCCTCTTTACTACGAATTTCATCTTCAATATTCCACAGATTTAAGTTTATTTCACGTAAAGTTTGAATAGAACTTTCAACGTTTTTTAGTGCTAATTCTTCTATTCGAAGCCTTAATGATTCCCACTCTTTATTAATTTTTTGAAGTTTAATTGGATCTGTTATTTTTTCTCTTTTAATATCCAATATTGAATACTTATCCAAAAGTTCACCTATTGAAATTTCACATATCGCTTTCATTGTATTTCCTTATACACAATTGTTAAAATCTCGTACTCCCTTTTTCCTTGAGGAGTACTGACTTCAATTGTATCACCTTCCTCTTTGCCAAGCAGGCCTTTTCCTAAAGGGGATTTCCAACTAATATGCCCCTTAGAAGTATTAATTTCATCAACTCCTACAATAGAAATCATCTTTTCTGTACTTTCATCGTCAATTATTTTTACTGTTGCTCCAAATTGAACAGTAGACAATGTCAGACCGATTGGGTCAATTACCTTGGCATTGTTTAGTCTCGAATTAAGAAAACGTATTCGACGGTCAATTTCTCTCAACTTTTTCTTGTTGTATTGATAGTCTGCGTTTTCTGACCTATCACCTAGGCTTGCTGCCCAAGCTACTAATCTAGTAACTTCAGGTCGTTCTACTTTTGTAAGATGATCTCTTTCATCTATTAATGACTTGTAACCATTTGGAGTTATATAATTAAATTCTTTTTTGCTCAATGTTTTGACTCAGCATTGGTATCGCACCCTGTATCTCCACCTTGCAATTGAAAAACCTCTTCCTTCTTCTCTGTAAGTTTTGCTTCTACTTTTTGTTCATCTTCACAACCTGCATCTTTTTTTTCTTTGAGATCAGCAAAGTCATCTTCATTCCTAACTTCACTTTTTATTTGGTTTGAAAAATTTGAACTAGAATTCGAAACTATTTTTGAAGACACTTCGACTTTATCTTTATTACAAGAAACTAATAAGAATAATGCAAATAAAGTTGCTGTTTTCATACCGACTCCTATTTAGAAAAATTAAATAATCTAAAGCTCATTAATCTCCTATAAATTCCTCTAGGCATCCGGTCTAATAGATAAACTACAAATTTCATGGGGAAAGGAAAAATATAGAGAGTTTTTTTCTTCTCAATGGCATCGACAATTTTGAAAGATGCAGCTTCTGAGCTCATCATAAAAGGCATTTTATGATTGTTTTTTTTTGTCAAAGGTGTATCTATAAAACCAGGAGCAATTGCAGTCACATCAATTCCAAACTCCTTCAAGTCAATTGAGAATGATTCACACAGTTTTAAAACCGCGGCCTTACTAGCACTATAGGAAGAAGCACCTGGTAGACCAATCATTCCTGCAACAGAAGCAATGGCGACAAGATGTCCTTTTTTATGAGGATACATTAACTCAAAAGCTACTTCAAAAGAGTTTATAACACCTTTGATATTTATATCAGTCAACAAACGTGCTTTTTTAAAATCTGGAATTTTCGATTTACTCCCAACACTAGTACCTGCATTAGCAATCATTATATCAAGTTTTCCTTTAGCAAAATCTCTTACTTTTTCATGTAAGAGTTCGTGGTCGGTTACATCAACTTGATAAGCATGAAACAATCTATTTTCAGTAAGCTCTTTTGGAATTTTTCCAATATCTCTTCCACAAACCCCGACTTCAAAACCATTTTCTATATATCTCTTAGCAAGTTCCAACCCAATACCTGAAGTTCCTCCGGTGATAAATACCTTCATCATATCTCTAATTTCCGTGACAACATGTTTTCTTAGGTTTTTTGAACAATTTGTTAATTGGAGTTTTTATATAGAGGCCCCTTAAAAGTAAAATACACATTATCATCGCACATAGTTGAGAAAAAAGCGAGACGTCTTGGTGCAAATGATCATGTCCTAATGCAAAATCTATTGGTATATTGAAATTTAAATATAACCAATCCGTCAAACTTCCCATTATTAGGGCCATGGTTACAATAGAAATAATATTTATAAATACACCTTTTTTACCAATGTATTGAGCTAGGACTAAAATGTTTGAGATGTTTGTTGCAGGTCCAACTAATAAAAAAATAAGCCCCATTCCAGGTGACATTCCCTTCAATATTAAGGATGCCGCTATAGGGGTTGAAGCTGAAGCACAAATATACATAGGAATACCTACGACGAGGATAAGTAACCGACCAGTCATCCCCGACAGACCGTTGAAAAAATTCACAGGAATAAAAATCTCAATTAATGCAGATACTATAATTCCAATAGACATCCAAACTGCAATATCTTCTAAAAGATCAAAATATCCATACTTAAGAGAT
Proteins encoded:
- a CDS encoding serine hydroxymethyltransferase — translated: MFHKDANLLSNMDPEISELIKLEKQRQEEGLELIASENYTSPAVMEAQGSILTNKYAEGLPKKRYYGGCEFVDTVEELAIERVKKLFNCKYANVQPHSGSQANMGAYFSLIQPGDTILGMDLSQGGHLTHGSPVNFSGKLFNVISYGLDIESETINYEKLEDIAIQNRPKMIIAGASAYPRIIDFKKFREIADKVGAYLVVDMAHIAGLVAAGVHPSPIPHAHVVTSTTHKTLRGPRGGIVLTNDEELFKKINFNIFPGIQGGPLEHVIAAKAVCFKEALEDQYKIYQKQVVANAKALADALKANEIDIVSGGTDNHLVLIKTDSVNLTGKEAEACLEKAAITCNKNMIPGDKRSPFVTSGIRIGTPAITTRGLKEKHMVTLANWIKTALTNSTDEAILKKVHSEVMELCREFPVYTKV
- a CDS encoding helix-turn-helix transcriptional regulator → MEVFENNFKNYNKTIRRSCWLKEHYYRLRSDLGVFFREQKAEIGTCVIDCFPDFWLYFQKNFNGEVSLSTPEGEKRIYGNMSIYVPTFSILKWNFYVDEFEWFSYQGISNMGCIKTDVPIMFPCERKLHLNEETIIDEITQNQKNWCNIGFEKERLGSAIRIKHYIDSHFSKDLSISEIALALNYSPDVMTRVFKRMYEVTPLIYLKNLKYFQAALMITHSDEKINKVSKDLGMNNYENFSKSFRVLFKTSPKGYREKEDSIKN
- a CDS encoding methyltransferase domain-containing protein encodes the protein MESMNSDDFKHLTLIAGGHTAFQLMWSGIELGLFDLLNKEGPKSLEEVAAKLGLDLRPTRILLTGLASLDLLDKENGQYSNSRISKNWLIAGHPGNIADIMGWQRYIVYEGQIDFTRALKENKNIGIDFFPGNGDTLYQRLQSDPFKQKVFQDSMSALSKIANSEMVRSLDLSQVKHIVDAGGGNGTNAIALATKNPHLKVTVLDSEPVCKLAQENILKNNLQERVFTKVGNFFNADFPDEIDAVIYCHIMTIWSLDEIVQLLKNTYNALPKGGQVIIFNMMGNDEDTGPLSTALGSPYFLSIATGKGMLYSWSDYINAMEKAVLHFPSR
- the nusB gene encoding transcription antitermination factor NusB, translated to MHIHPKSLSRYFAFQFLYRFFLDNFSSSLHEILQSDKNTKEEDLHQLINEFAEGLSIHDDEQIYSDFSLKVRSISEILIFGVINQYQKLVDTLKLVLIKRNIEKVEKIELTLLLLGTYELKNTQDTDKKIIINEYIELAKKFGPVNSPSFINGVLDKVAKTHTNL
- a CDS encoding Hpt domain-containing protein, which codes for MPLVKIDRDLEPLMDLFLQKRKEDLDELLKLREKMDFENIRLAGHRIKGASGSYGFSDLGLLGKAIELSAKNKKSEDLINYISKFEEYLNNLEIEFE
- a CDS encoding 2-oxoisovalerate dehydrogenase, encoding MNKDETLKFPKHFTIQNTDKETLLNWYSLMSLGRMLDERAPNYLKQAIGWSYHAPYAGHDAIQLALGLNFVKGEDHFFPYYRDMLAALAAGISPEEIILNGISKATDKASGGRHMSNHFALPEINIHNVSSCTGNHTLHAVGVGRAMKRYGHKGVAISSQGESSLSEGYCYEAINGATNEKLPVIFVVQDNGYGISVPKKDQTANEFACDNYRGLKNFRIIRCDGKDVFDSMSAMYEARKHAIENQEPVMVYAECVRIHQHSNSDRHELYRSPEELKAAKAQDPLDRFKKLLLDSKLVSPEELGEIDSQAREKVVQAHKMAMKAPNPTPESIYDFVVPDSYHSKKYPTGEHNDSSEPITMIEALNNTLKAEFRHNPDTFIWGQDMANKDKGGIFNVSKGMQKEFGINRVFNAPIAEDFIVGTANGFSRFDEKIRIVVEGAEFADYFWPAMEQLVDSSHDYWRSNGAFCPNITIRLASGGYIGGGLYHSQNIEATLTTFPGLRVVVPSFADDAAGLLRTAIRSKGITLFLEPKSLYNAKWAATSCPEDFEVPFGVAKIRRLGTDLTVLTYGNTVHHCLEAAENIHKSTGAEIEVIDLRSLNPLDEKAILNSIRKTNRCLIVHEDKVFAGFGGEISAMITEKAFEFLDAPIRRIGAEYTPVGFNRILERAVLPNTKKVESAMISLMEY
- a CDS encoding class I SAM-dependent methyltransferase — protein: MTKRSNQLSVEQKHALYESSVQSTTADIEFINKEFMRIRGREAHILREDFGGTGKLACEWTAQSSEHKAFAVDLDPEPISYGRQTHFQQLSKEDQTRMKYIEANVLDSHDFKSDIIVAFNFSYFIFKKRNELLDYFKMVREGLSEEGLFFVDLFGGTECRQELLEETEHEGFSYYWDCDKYNPITSECLYKIHFKKDGVMYHDVFTYDWRFWGLQEIRDIMIDAGFSDTVAYWEGDDEDGSGDGEFYVSDNEENCESWVTYIVGIP
- a CDS encoding DUF4214 domain-containing protein, with the protein product MKRIVLFLTFFVNFYSAQAYDLDTFSREDRYLNRYKAEELVELLYDGILFRKADLAGLDHYTSKLRRYGLNGLTQIAGELASSSEFQREILRKYRPQTIVENIFRVFFNRNPEREGLHHYSRMIRFGNSVQAIKELVDSNEFKRKNLERRHR
- the greB gene encoding transcription elongation factor GreB; this encodes MSKKEFNYITPNGYKSLIDERDHLTKVERPEVTRLVAWAASLGDRSENADYQYNKKKLREIDRRIRFLNSRLNNAKVIDPIGLTLSTVQFGATVKIIDDESTEKMISIVGVDEINTSKGHISWKSPLGKGLLGKEEGDTIEVSTPQGKREYEILTIVYKEIQ